From a single Populus trichocarpa isolate Nisqually-1 chromosome 17, P.trichocarpa_v4.1, whole genome shotgun sequence genomic region:
- the LOC18099399 gene encoding histone H2B produces the protein MAPRAEKKPAEKKPAEEKKTVAEKAPAEKKPKAGKKLPKEGGAAVAGDKKKKRVKKSTETYKIYIFKVLKQVHPDIGISSKAMGIMNSFINDIFEKLAQESSRLARYNKKPTITSREIQTAVRLVLPGELAKHAVSEGTKAVTKFTSS, from the coding sequence ATGGCACCAAGAGCAGAGAAAAAGCCAGCGGAGAAGAAGCCGGCGGAGGAGAAGAAGACAGTGGCAGAGAAAGCCCCTGCAGAGAAGAAGCCAAAGGCAGGCAAGAAGCTCCCAAAAGAAGGCGGAGCAGCAGTAGCTGgagacaagaagaagaagagggtgaAGAAGAGCACAGAGACCTACAAGATCTACATCTTCAAGGTCCTGAAACAAGTTCATCCAGATATTGGGATTTCAAGCAAGGCGATGGGTATCATGAATTCGttcattaatgatattttcGAGAAGCTTGCTCAGGAATCCTCAAGACTTGCTAGGTATAACAAGAAGCCCACGATTACCTCGAGGGAGATCCAGACTGCTGTCAGGTTGGTCTTGCCTGGAGAGTTGGCTAAGCATGCTGTTTCTGAGGGAAC
- the LOC18099398 gene encoding uncharacterized protein LOC18099398 isoform X2, whose product MIPPGPHFVYYSSSSKDGKQFSPIVGFFVDADPSEVIVRKWNQQEERLVKVPEDEEERFCQAVKSLEFDRYLGPYNLSQYGEWKRLSSYLTKTIIKRIEPIGGEITVACESEMDKNSPKTSIERALHAQLGTGKFSASTSVDRSKKRGCYYTTIPRVIKRRGMEGKELTSLNLDKTELLESVLIKDYGGSEDLLLGELQFAYIAFLMGQSLEAFFQWKSLVSLLLSCIEAPFRTRSHLFTKFIKVIFYQLKYGLQKDRKESNGAGIAVSSLLDESWFSADSFLHRLCKDFFLLVQDATVVDGDLLTWTRKLKELLENILGWEFQQNSAVDGIYFEEDDEFAPVVEMLDESSFNGVPAA is encoded by the exons ATGATACCTCCTGGTCCTCATTTTGTTTACTACAGTTCTTCTAGTAAAGACGGCAAGCAATTCTCCCCTATCGTTGGCTTCTTCGTTGATGCGGATCCGTCTGAG GTTATTGTTCGTAAATGGAATCAACAAGAGGAAAGGCTGGTGAAGGTTCCAGAAGACGAg GAAGAAAGATTTTGCCAAGCAGTTAAAAGTTTAGAGTTTGACAGATATCTTGGTCCTTATAACCTAAGCCAGTATGGAGAATGGAAGCGATTGTCTAGTTACCTCACAAAGACCATCATCAAACGAATTG AACCCATTGGGGGAGAAATTACAGTTGCATGTGAATCTGAAATGGATAAAAACAGTCCTAAAACATCAATCGAGAGAGCTCTACATGCACAATTGGGGACTGGTAAGTTCTCAGCATCTACATCAGTTGATCGGTCCAAGAAGAGAGGATGTTATTACACTACAATCCCACGTGTTATTAAACGCAGAGGAATGGAGGGGAAAGAACTTACTTCTTTGAATCTTGACAAG ACTGAATTACTAGAAAGTGTTTTGATTAAAGACTACGGAGGTTCCGAAGACTTACTTCTAGGGGAGCTGCAATTTGCTTATATTGCATTTTTG ATGGGGCAATCACTTGAAGCATTTTTTCAGTGGAAATCTTTAGTTAGCCTTCTACTGAGTTGCATTGAAGCT CCTTTTCGTACAAGGAGTCATCTTTTTACTAAG TTCATCAAGGTCATCTTCTATCAACTGAAATATGGACTTCAGAAAGATAGGAAAGAAAGTAATGGTGCAGGAATAGCAGTATCATCATTGCTGGACGAGTCATGGTTTTCTGCTGATAGCTTTTTGCACCGACTTTGCAAG GATTTCTTTTTGTTGGTGCAAGATGCCACTGTGGTGGATGGAGATCTTTTGACATGG ACtaggaaactgaaagaactACTTGAGAATATTCTGGGATGGGAGTTCCAGCAGAATAGCGCAGTTGATGGCATATACTTCGAAGAGGATGATGAG TTTGCTCCTGTAGTTGAGATGTTGGATGAGTCGAGCTTCAATGGAGTTCCAGCTGCTTAG
- the LOC18099398 gene encoding uncharacterized protein LOC18099398 isoform X1, producing the protein MDPETALELVKQGATLLLLDVPQYTLVGIDTQMFTVGPAFKGIKMIPPGPHFVYYSSSSKDGKQFSPIVGFFVDADPSEVIVRKWNQQEERLVKVPEDEEERFCQAVKSLEFDRYLGPYNLSQYGEWKRLSSYLTKTIIKRIEPIGGEITVACESEMDKNSPKTSIERALHAQLGTGKFSASTSVDRSKKRGCYYTTIPRVIKRRGMEGKELTSLNLDKTELLESVLIKDYGGSEDLLLGELQFAYIAFLMGQSLEAFFQWKSLVSLLLSCIEAPFRTRSHLFTKFIKVIFYQLKYGLQKDRKESNGAGIAVSSLLDESWFSADSFLHRLCKDFFLLVQDATVVDGDLLTWTRKLKELLENILGWEFQQNSAVDGIYFEEDDEFAPVVEMLDESSFNGVPAA; encoded by the exons ATGGATCCAGAGACGGCGTTAGAGCTGGTAAAGCAAGGAGCCACACTCCTCCTCCTCGATGTCCCTCAGTACACTCTTGTCGGCATTGACACTCAG ATGTTTACAGTGGGACCAGCATTTAAAGGCATCAAAATGATACCTCCTGGTCCTCATTTTGTTTACTACAGTTCTTCTAGTAAAGACGGCAAGCAATTCTCCCCTATCGTTGGCTTCTTCGTTGATGCGGATCCGTCTGAG GTTATTGTTCGTAAATGGAATCAACAAGAGGAAAGGCTGGTGAAGGTTCCAGAAGACGAg GAAGAAAGATTTTGCCAAGCAGTTAAAAGTTTAGAGTTTGACAGATATCTTGGTCCTTATAACCTAAGCCAGTATGGAGAATGGAAGCGATTGTCTAGTTACCTCACAAAGACCATCATCAAACGAATTG AACCCATTGGGGGAGAAATTACAGTTGCATGTGAATCTGAAATGGATAAAAACAGTCCTAAAACATCAATCGAGAGAGCTCTACATGCACAATTGGGGACTGGTAAGTTCTCAGCATCTACATCAGTTGATCGGTCCAAGAAGAGAGGATGTTATTACACTACAATCCCACGTGTTATTAAACGCAGAGGAATGGAGGGGAAAGAACTTACTTCTTTGAATCTTGACAAG ACTGAATTACTAGAAAGTGTTTTGATTAAAGACTACGGAGGTTCCGAAGACTTACTTCTAGGGGAGCTGCAATTTGCTTATATTGCATTTTTG ATGGGGCAATCACTTGAAGCATTTTTTCAGTGGAAATCTTTAGTTAGCCTTCTACTGAGTTGCATTGAAGCT CCTTTTCGTACAAGGAGTCATCTTTTTACTAAG TTCATCAAGGTCATCTTCTATCAACTGAAATATGGACTTCAGAAAGATAGGAAAGAAAGTAATGGTGCAGGAATAGCAGTATCATCATTGCTGGACGAGTCATGGTTTTCTGCTGATAGCTTTTTGCACCGACTTTGCAAG GATTTCTTTTTGTTGGTGCAAGATGCCACTGTGGTGGATGGAGATCTTTTGACATGG ACtaggaaactgaaagaactACTTGAGAATATTCTGGGATGGGAGTTCCAGCAGAATAGCGCAGTTGATGGCATATACTTCGAAGAGGATGATGAG TTTGCTCCTGTAGTTGAGATGTTGGATGAGTCGAGCTTCAATGGAGTTCCAGCTGCTTAG
- the LOC18099397 gene encoding agamous-like MADS-box protein AGL62, which yields MGRTRKIPMAKRETAEQRSVTFTKRRQGLFNKAADLCRICDAQIAIMVSSTGSKEKVYTFGHSSIDAVFDRFLDNFTAAPEAVAYEAGIKSASNSLYEEIKALEGDVNTLMQNKKRNVGGVLWDSLEEIEQSSTSVEELQDVVDTLESLLGQAKNKLMNNATENLGISIAVEPKSDDFLALEPKPRDDSSSSLGGDQIGQNSAIIGDNGANYSDSYWNADGSTTDSGMEFPVEVDLDLIWNLLESSDFSSCSDKVISINNSSDCTTSGTASESASGYCLTDQLGLPLLTAGANQFEDWTNYYQC from the coding sequence ATGGGGAGAACAAGAAAAATTCCAATGGCAAAGCGAGAAACAGCAGAGCAAAGGTCTGTTACTTTTACTAAAAGACGTCAAGGTCTTTTCAACAAAGCAGCAGATTTGTGCAGGATTTGTGATGCTCAAATTGCCATTATGGTCTCCTCAACTGGGTCCAAAGAAAAAGTTTATACCTTTGGCCACTCTTCCATTGATGCTGTCTTCGACAGGTTCCTCGACAATTTTACAGCAGCCCCGGAAGCGGTAGCATACGAAGCAGGAATCAAGTCAGCCAGTAATTCCCTCTATGAAGAAATCAAGGCATTGGAGGGTGATGTTAATACTCTAATgcaaaacaagaagagaaacgTTGGAGGGGTTTTATGGGATTCTTTAGAGGAGATTGAGCAGTCTAGTACTTCAGTTGAAGAGTTACAGGATGTTGTAGATACCCTGGAAAGTTTGTTGGGTCAGGCCAAGAATAAGCTGATGAATAACGCAACCGAGAATCTTGGTATAAGCATAGCTGTTGAGCCAAAGTCTGATGATTTTTTGGCTTTAGAGCCTAAACCCCGAGATGATTCTTCATCTAGCTTGGGTGGTGATCAAATCGGTCAGAATTCTGCCATTATAGGAGATAATGGTGCTAATTATTCTGATTCATATTGGAATGCTGATGGTTCAACTACTGATAGTGGTATGGAATTTCCAGTCGAAGTCGATTTGGATCTTATATGGAATCTCCTTGAGTCTTCTGATTTCAGCTCGTGTTCTGACAAAGTTATTTCCATTAACAACAGTAGTGACTGCACTACTTCAGGGACTGCTTCTGAATCAGCTTCAGGCTATTGCTTGACTGATCAGCTGGGACTTCCATTGCTCACTGCAGGTGCGAATCAGTTTGAAGATTGGACAAACTATTATCaatgttga
- the LOC18099396 gene encoding putative UPF0481 protein At3g02645: MSSCQSTMPSNANPNFDEHRWMINIRRTLDEELEDDTEIPVCIFNVLKILMTSCPDCYVPQQVAIGPYHYWRPELYEMERYKLAAAKRAQKRLESLKFSHIVDNLINLELKIRACYHKFLDFSNETLAWMMAIDASFLLEFLQIYAIKEGIAFTRVSSRMSHLVDYAGRKSGHNAILRDMVMLENQIPLFVLRKILEVQLSSLEMADDTLLSMLVGFYKEISPFKTLEDIPKINISQCAHLLDYLYDIIVPNIEAPEEINEADDQLDAMQGKCLSSENSNLISRLSEGLVRLLKILLFSRHVKAMLKLPWTIVSNLPGCSILKQPVEYLFFSQDREVKPENENLNNEHNKPPLAEEIAIPCVAELFRSGIRFAPTTGNILSISFDAKTDTFYLPIISLEVNTEVVLRNLVAYEASNASGPLVFTRYTELMNGIIDTEEDVKLLREKGIILNRLKSDEEVANLWNGMSKSIRLTKVPFLDKVIEDVNKYYNGRWTVKGGRFMRQYVFSSWQFLTLLAAIFLLLLMTLEVFCTVYRYTRILHMRPPRN; this comes from the coding sequence ATGTCTTCTTGCCAATCCACCATGCCCTCCAATGCAAATCCAAACTTTGATGAACATCGATGGATGATTAACATTCGTCGAACACTCGACGAGGAGCTTGAAGATGACACTGAAATTCCTGTCTGTATTTTCAATGTCCTTAAAATTCTAATGACAAGTTGCCCAGATTGCTATGTTCCACAGCAAGTTGCAATAGGTCCATACCATTACTGGCGTCCGGAGCTCTATGAGATGGAGAGGTACAAGCTCGCCGCGGCAAAACGAGCTCAGAAACGCCTCGAAAGCCTCAAGTTTTCACACATTGTTGATAACTTGATCAACCTTGAGTTGAAGATCCGAGCTTGTTATCATAAGTTCTTAGATTTTAGTAATGAGACTTTAGCCTGGATGATGGCCATTGATGCGTCATTCTTGCTTGAATTCCTACAAATTTATGCCATCAAAGAAGGGATCGCTTTCACTAGAGTCTCCTCAAGAATGTCACATTTGGTTGATTATGCAGGGAGAAAATCAGGCCACAACGCAATTCTCAGAGATATGGTAATGCTTGAGAACCAAATCCCATTATTTGTGTTGAGAAAAATTCTTGAAGTTCAATTGTCATCGTTAGAGATGGCTGATGATACGCTACTCTCAATGCTGGTTGGATTTTATAAGGAGATTTCCCCATTTAAGACGTTGGAGGACATTCCCAAGATCAATATTTCTCAATGTGCCCACTTGCTAGACTATTTGTATGACATTATTGTGCCCAATATTGAAGCACCAGAAGAGATAAATGAGGCTGACGATCAGCTTGATGCAATGCAAGGCAAATGTCTGTCATCCGAGAATTCAAACCTAATCTCAAGGCTAAGCGAAGGTCTGGTGCGTCTTCTCAAAATATTGCTATTTTCTAGACATGTTAAGGCCATGCTTAAATTGCCTTGGACAATCGTCTCTAACCTTCCTGGATGTTCAATCTTGAAACAACCTGTTGAATACCTTTTCTTCTCACAAGACAGAGAAGTCAAACCAGAGAATGAGAACCTGAACAATGAACATAACAAGCCTCCATTGGCAGAGGAGATTGCAATTCCTTGTGTCGCCGAACTGTTCAGATCCGGAATCCGTTTTGCACCGACAACAGGTAACATCCTAAGCATTAGTTTTGATGCCAAGACCGATACATTTTACCTTCCGATTATCAGTTTAGAAGTGAACACAGAGGTGGTCCTAAGAAACTTAGTAGCATATGAGGCTTCAAACGCGTCAGGACCATTGGTTTTTACGCGTTATACTGAATTAATGAATGGGATAATTGATACCGAAGAGGATGTGAAGCTGCTTAGAGAAAAAGGCATAATTTTGAACCGGTTAAAGAGTGATGAGGAGGTTGCCAACTTGTGGAATGGGATGAGCAAATCTATTAGACTTACTAAGGTTCCTTTCTTAGACAAAGTGATTGAAGATGTTAACAAGTATTACAATGGACGATGGACAGTAAAAGGTGGTAGATTTATGAGGCAATATGTGTTTAGTTCTTGGCAGTTTCTTACATTGCTGGCTGCCATTTTTCTTTTGCTCTTGATGACATTGGAAGTCTTTTGCACTGTCTATAGATACACTCGAATACTTCATATGAGACCACCTAGAAACTAG
- the LOC18099395 gene encoding protein RSI-1, translating into MASLSRNSLLVVLSLCLLITFSNVAEIHGAKLRPSECKPRCNYRCSATSHKKPCMFFCLKCCATCLCVPPGTYGNKETCPCYNNWKTKEGRPKCP; encoded by the exons ATGGCTAGCCTCAGTCGCAATTCCCTCTTGGTTGTCCTTTCTCTCTGTCTTCTAATTACATTTTCTAACGTGGCTGAG ATCCATGGTGCCAAGCTCCGTCCttcag AATGCAAACCAAGATGTAATTACCGCTGCTCAGCAACATCACACAAGAAGCCATGCATGTTCTTCTGTCTGAAATGCTGTGCGACATGCCTCTGTGTTCCTCCTGGGACTTATGGCAACAAGGAAACATGCCCTTGCTATAATAACTGGAAGACCAAGGAAGGAAGACCCAAGTGCCCTTGA